One Chitinophagaceae bacterium C216 genomic window carries:
- the dacC gene encoding D-alanyl-D-alanine carboxypeptidase DacC: MKKRNGLLLLLLMLGNAVLAQVSTKLAAAMEEFNKDEQLKYATAALHVVDAVTGKTVYTHNAYKGLATASTLKVITAATAFDILGKDYTYQTKVGIISTHSGHHLYIQASGDPTFGSWRWKETKDSLILGRIKEAVRASGVKSFESVMINTTDWEADDDIPGGWIWEDIGQYYGAGAQGLNWRENQFDVILKSGPRIGDAVTIVKTIPYLYDYTIVSKASAAGKGTGDRSALYYPSKGKRYSELRGTIPLGENNFTVSGSIYDPAGQFAKTVIDVIKDIAIVKNNKVEVNIPEQENVNWIYTHTSPQLSEIIYWFLRKSINLYGEALLRTIALKVKGKASTSEGIEVLQQHWVDKGIDKEELHLYDGSGLSPQNRVTAHAEVMVLKYAKERPWFKEFYEGMPVYNDMKMKSGTINRVKGFAGYHQSKAGKEYIFAILVNNYSKSATTLVRKMYRVLDHLK; the protein is encoded by the coding sequence ATGAAAAAAAGAAATGGGTTGTTATTGCTATTGCTGATGTTGGGAAATGCTGTGCTGGCACAGGTTTCTACCAAATTGGCAGCAGCTATGGAAGAGTTTAATAAAGACGAACAATTGAAATATGCTACTGCGGCTTTACATGTAGTGGATGCAGTAACAGGCAAAACTGTATATACACATAATGCTTACAAAGGGTTAGCAACGGCCTCAACCCTTAAAGTTATTACTGCAGCTACAGCTTTTGATATTTTAGGAAAGGATTATACTTATCAAACCAAAGTGGGAATTATATCTACTCATAGTGGTCATCATCTTTATATTCAGGCTAGTGGCGACCCCACGTTTGGTAGCTGGCGCTGGAAAGAAACAAAGGATAGTCTTATTCTGGGACGTATTAAAGAGGCAGTAAGGGCATCAGGAGTAAAAAGTTTTGAATCTGTAATGATTAATACTACCGATTGGGAAGCCGATGATGATATCCCGGGCGGCTGGATATGGGAAGATATAGGTCAGTATTATGGTGCCGGTGCACAAGGGTTGAACTGGAGGGAGAATCAGTTTGACGTCATACTGAAATCCGGACCTCGCATCGGAGATGCCGTAACTATAGTAAAAACGATCCCTTATCTGTATGATTATACAATAGTATCTAAAGCCTCTGCCGCAGGCAAGGGTACTGGCGACCGTTCTGCTCTTTATTATCCATCTAAAGGCAAACGCTATAGTGAATTAAGAGGCACGATTCCTCTAGGAGAAAATAATTTTACTGTTTCAGGATCGATATATGATCCTGCAGGGCAGTTTGCAAAAACTGTTATCGATGTAATTAAAGATATTGCAATAGTAAAAAACAATAAGGTGGAAGTAAATATCCCGGAGCAAGAAAATGTGAATTGGATTTATACACATACTTCACCTCAACTATCAGAAATTATTTATTGGTTTTTGAGGAAGAGCATTAATCTGTATGGAGAAGCCCTGCTACGTACTATTGCTTTAAAAGTGAAAGGTAAAGCTAGTACTTCGGAGGGTATTGAGGTGCTACAGCAACATTGGGTCGATAAAGGCATTGATAAAGAAGAATTGCATTTATATGACGGTTCTGGCTTATCCCCACAGAACAGAGTAACGGCTCATGCTGAGGTTATGGTACTGAAATATGCAAAAGAGCGCCCGTGGTTCAAAGAATTCTATGAAGGAATGCCGGTGTATAATGATATGAAAATGAAAAGCGGTACTATCAATCGGGTAAAAGGTTTTGCGGGGTATCACCAATCAAAAGCAGGTAAGGAGTATATTTTTGCCATATTAGTAAATAATTACAGTAAAAGTGCAACTACGTTAGTACGTAAAATGTATAGAGTTTTAGATCATCTGAAGTAA
- the gpr gene encoding L-glyceraldehyde 3-phosphate reductase produces the protein MAIKFSQKRYDNMEYRRCGRSGLLLPAISLGLWHNFGDVDDVKVYRKTLHTAFDNGITHFDLANNYGPPPGSAEVNFGKILHSDFKHHRDELIISTKAGYTMWPGPYGDWGSKKYLVSSLDQSLKRMKLDYVDIFYHHRPDPQIPLEETIGALDLIVRQGKALYVGLSNYRVPEAKKAINLLRKMGTPCLIHQPKYSMFERWVEDGLLSLLEKEGVGCIPFSPLAQGLLTNKYLKGIPKNSRAAKAHGFLKKEDITKERLLQIQKLNELAQNRGQTLAQMALAWLLKDKRVTSVLVGASSATQLKDSLGCLNNTHFEKSELEQIEQILKES, from the coding sequence ATGGCAATAAAGTTTTCTCAAAAACGTTACGATAATATGGAATACAGGCGCTGTGGTAGATCCGGCCTGTTACTACCAGCAATCTCATTAGGATTATGGCATAATTTCGGAGATGTGGATGATGTGAAGGTTTATCGTAAAACTTTACATACTGCATTCGACAACGGGATTACACATTTTGATCTAGCCAATAACTATGGGCCTCCTCCTGGAAGTGCCGAAGTGAATTTTGGGAAGATTCTTCACAGTGATTTTAAACATCATCGAGATGAACTAATAATATCAACAAAGGCAGGTTATACTATGTGGCCGGGACCTTACGGGGATTGGGGGTCGAAAAAATATCTGGTGAGCAGTCTGGATCAAAGTCTCAAGCGCATGAAGCTGGATTATGTGGACATCTTTTATCATCATCGGCCAGATCCTCAAATACCGTTAGAAGAAACTATAGGAGCATTGGACCTCATTGTGCGGCAGGGAAAAGCCTTATATGTTGGCTTATCTAATTATAGAGTGCCTGAAGCTAAAAAAGCTATTAACTTATTGCGTAAGATGGGCACTCCTTGTCTTATTCATCAACCTAAATACTCTATGTTTGAGCGTTGGGTAGAAGATGGTCTATTGAGTTTGTTAGAGAAAGAAGGTGTAGGTTGCATTCCCTTTTCTCCATTAGCACAAGGATTGCTTACCAACAAATATTTAAAAGGCATACCTAAAAATTCACGTGCGGCCAAGGCGCATGGCTTCTTAAAAAAAGAAGATATAACTAAAGAACGTCTGCTACAAATTCAAAAACTGAATGAACTAGCACAAAACCGAGGACAGACACTAGCTCAGATGGCTTTAGCATGGTTATTGAAGGATAAACGTGTGACGTCTGTGCTTGTAGGTGCGAGCAGCGCTACTCAGTTAAAAGATTCACTAGGATGTCTTAATAATACACATTTTGAAAAATCAGAACTTGAGCAAATTGAACAGATATTAAAAGAAAGTTGA